The Klebsiella sp. RHBSTW-00484 genome includes a window with the following:
- a CDS encoding type II toxin-antitoxin system RelE/ParE family toxin gives MRVFKTKWFTREARTHAIDDDELCTAIEATIQGKADNLGGGVYKKRLNKNRDRAIILAKGAEHWFYTFLYAKQDIANIDNRELAAFRELARHYSLLSEEKMAALVKRKELVEICHDCKN, from the coding sequence ATGCGTGTTTTCAAAACTAAATGGTTTACCAGGGAAGCCCGAACCCATGCGATTGATGATGATGAATTATGTACAGCGATTGAGGCAACCATTCAGGGAAAAGCAGATAACCTTGGTGGCGGGGTTTACAAAAAACGCCTCAATAAGAATCGCGATCGCGCAATTATCCTGGCAAAGGGGGCTGAGCATTGGTTTTACACGTTTTTATACGCCAAACAGGATATCGCCAATATCGATAATCGAGAGCTAGCGGCATTCCGTGAGTTAGCCAGGCATTATTCCCTTCTCAGCGAGGAGAAAATGGCCGCATTGGTTAAGCGAAAAGAATTGGTGGAGATTTGTCATGATTGCAAAAACTAA
- a CDS encoding DUF1198 domain-containing protein yields the protein MIWLGLATLIVVFVVGFRVLTSDSRRAIRRLSERLGITPVPLESMIDQLGKTAGHEYLRYLERPNEAHLQNAAQVLLIWQVGIVDGSEQNLHYWYRLMQKARLAAPITEAQIRLAQGFLRELEPEISELHALQERYNTLFLPEDGVHWLH from the coding sequence ATGATCTGGTTAGGACTGGCCACGCTGATAGTGGTATTTGTTGTGGGATTTCGGGTGCTTACCTCTGATTCACGCCGTGCAATTCGCCGTCTGAGCGAACGATTAGGGATTACGCCGGTGCCGCTGGAATCGATGATCGATCAGCTTGGAAAAACCGCCGGTCACGAGTATCTGCGCTATCTTGAGCGGCCTAATGAAGCGCATCTGCAAAATGCCGCTCAGGTGCTGCTTATCTGGCAGGTGGGGATCGTTGATGGCAGCGAGCAGAACCTGCACTACTGGTATCGGTTGATGCAAAAGGCCCGCCTTGCGGCACCGATTACCGAAGCGCAAATCCGCCTCGCGCAAGGTTTCCTCCGCGAGCTGGAGCCGGAAATTAGCGAGCTGCACGCTCTGCAAGAACGCTATAACACGCTGTTTTTACCGGAAGATGGCGTCCACTGGCTACACTGA
- a CDS encoding helix-turn-helix domain-containing protein, protein MIAKTKFKSPAFEAIHSAAAGLYSVDAIPQETMRSFDEACLSNVSDLQPGEIKALREHFNVSQPVFARYLNTSVSTIQKWESGAKRPGGLALKLLNIVQKHGLEVLA, encoded by the coding sequence ATGATTGCAAAAACTAAATTCAAAAGCCCAGCTTTTGAAGCTATCCATAGCGCTGCTGCGGGTTTGTACAGTGTTGATGCCATTCCACAGGAGACAATGCGCAGCTTCGATGAAGCCTGTCTCAGCAACGTAAGCGATCTTCAACCTGGTGAAATTAAGGCTCTGCGGGAGCATTTCAACGTCAGCCAGCCCGTTTTTGCGCGCTATCTGAACACCAGCGTTTCCACGATCCAAAAATGGGAAAGCGGGGCAAAACGCCCCGGTGGGCTGGCGCTGAAATTACTCAACATCGTGCAAAAACATGGGCTAGAGGTACTGGCGTAA
- a CDS encoding LysR family transcriptional regulator, giving the protein MKADIRNLDLNLLKTLDALLDERSVTRAATRLSLTQPAVSGMLTRLREAFNDPLFIRAPHGMVPTLRAQALASPVKQLLTDAEALLQPAVFEPLNADFTWTIAATDYALKAVIVPFIAALKPLAPGIRVRIIPESPTTLFAQTERGEVDIALLTPHSTPPDLHSRALYQEEYVCLMRADHPQAAAPLTLDLFCELEHVLVSWQGDSFRGVTDDALATLGCSRRVGLSVSSFLVLPEVLAVSDMIAVVPRRLAKMASGMKISPPPLAIPGFTKSMAWHERSHRDPAQQWLRELLHQTAQQEA; this is encoded by the coding sequence ATGAAAGCTGATATCAGAAACCTCGATCTTAACCTGCTGAAAACGCTGGATGCGCTGCTCGATGAACGCAGCGTCACCCGGGCGGCGACGCGGCTTTCGCTCACCCAACCGGCGGTGAGCGGCATGCTGACCCGGCTGCGCGAAGCCTTTAACGACCCGCTCTTTATTCGCGCCCCGCACGGGATGGTGCCGACCCTGCGCGCTCAGGCGCTGGCCTCGCCGGTCAAACAGCTGCTGACCGATGCCGAAGCCCTGCTGCAGCCCGCCGTTTTCGAACCGCTCAATGCCGATTTCACCTGGACTATCGCCGCCACCGACTATGCGCTGAAAGCGGTGATCGTGCCGTTTATCGCGGCTCTGAAGCCGCTGGCGCCGGGCATCCGTGTGCGCATTATTCCGGAATCGCCTACCACACTGTTCGCCCAGACCGAGCGCGGCGAAGTGGATATCGCGCTGCTGACTCCGCACTCTACGCCGCCGGATCTGCACAGCCGGGCGCTGTATCAGGAGGAGTACGTGTGCCTGATGCGCGCGGATCACCCGCAGGCTGCCGCGCCGCTGACCCTGGATTTATTCTGCGAGCTGGAGCATGTGCTGGTCTCCTGGCAGGGCGATAGTTTTCGCGGCGTGACCGATGACGCGCTGGCGACGCTGGGTTGTTCCCGGCGAGTTGGGCTGTCGGTGAGCAGTTTTCTGGTTCTGCCGGAGGTGCTGGCGGTCAGCGATATGATAGCCGTGGTGCCGCGTCGGCTGGCGAAGATGGCATCAGGGATGAAAATCTCGCCGCCGCCGTTGGCGATACCCGGTTTTACCAAAAGCATGGCCTGGCACGAACGCAGCCATCGCGACCCGGCGCAGCAGTGGCTGCGGGAGCTGTTGCACCAGACGGCCCAGCAGGAAGCATAA
- a CDS encoding SRPBCC domain-containing protein — MQQPSQQSAIIWPQDYLPGTTDNFASNEIIVSGLTAAQIWAQLDDTTLWPGYYSNVADIRFHDGSGPKLSANARFRFSTFGFPIEAQVTEYVPPVAGQAARVAWHGWAEGDETTRLDVIHAWLFEDLPGGRVRILTQESQKGVPAQELARTVPNPMINGHQEWICGLATAAHKAK, encoded by the coding sequence ATGCAACAGCCATCGCAACAAAGCGCCATCATCTGGCCGCAAGATTACCTGCCGGGCACCACCGATAACTTCGCTTCCAACGAAATCATCGTCAGCGGCCTGACGGCGGCACAAATCTGGGCGCAGCTTGACGATACCACCCTGTGGCCGGGCTACTACAGCAACGTCGCCGATATCCGTTTTCACGACGGCAGCGGCCCGAAGCTGAGCGCCAACGCCCGCTTTCGTTTCTCCACTTTCGGCTTCCCGATTGAAGCACAGGTCACCGAGTACGTTCCACCGGTCGCCGGACAAGCAGCGCGCGTGGCCTGGCACGGCTGGGCGGAAGGCGATGAGACTACGCGCCTCGACGTGATCCACGCCTGGCTGTTTGAGGATTTACCCGGCGGGCGGGTGCGTATTTTGACCCAGGAGTCACAGAAAGGCGTACCGGCGCAGGAGTTGGCGCGAACCGTACCCAATCCGATGATAAACGGCCATCAGGAGTGGATTTGCGGTCTGGCGACGGCGGCGCATAAGGCTAAATAA
- the uhpT gene encoding hexose-6-phosphate:phosphate antiporter — protein sequence MLAFLNQVRKPTLDLPLEARRKMWFKPFMQSYLVVFIGYLTMYLIRKNFNIAQNDMISTYGLSMTQLGMIGLGFSITYGVGKTLVSYYADGKNTKQFLPFMLILSAICMLGFSASMGAGSTSLFLMIAFYALSGFFQSTGGSCSYSTITKWTPRRKRGTFLGFWNISHNLGGAGAAGVALFGANYLFDGHVIGMFIFPSIIALIVGFIGLRFGSDSPESYGLGNAEELFGEEISEEDKETEENAMTKWQIFVEYVLKNKVIWLLCFSNIFLYVVRIGIDQWSTVYAFQELKLSKEVAIQGFTLFEVGALVGTLLWGWLSDLANGRRALVACVALALIIATLGVYQHASNQYVYLASLFALGFLVFGPQLLIGVAAVGFVPKKAIGAADGIKGTFAYLIGDSFAKLGLGMIADGTPIFGLTGWAGTFAALDAAAIACICLMAIVAVFEERKIRRQKKTQTLQTA from the coding sequence ATGCTGGCCTTTCTAAACCAGGTGCGCAAGCCGACCCTGGATCTGCCGCTCGAAGCGCGGCGCAAAATGTGGTTCAAACCGTTCATGCAGTCGTACCTGGTGGTTTTCATCGGCTACCTGACCATGTACCTGATCCGCAAGAACTTTAACATTGCGCAGAACGACATGATCTCCACCTACGGGTTGAGCATGACGCAGTTGGGGATGATTGGCCTCGGCTTCTCCATCACCTACGGTGTAGGTAAAACGCTGGTCTCCTACTACGCCGACGGCAAGAACACCAAGCAGTTCCTGCCGTTTATGCTGATCCTCTCCGCCATCTGTATGCTCGGCTTCAGCGCCAGCATGGGCGCGGGGTCGACCAGCCTGTTCCTGATGATTGCTTTCTACGCCCTGAGCGGCTTCTTCCAGAGCACCGGCGGTTCGTGCAGCTATTCGACCATTACTAAGTGGACGCCTCGGCGTAAGCGCGGCACCTTCCTTGGCTTCTGGAATATCTCCCACAACCTCGGCGGCGCGGGCGCGGCGGGCGTGGCGCTGTTTGGTGCCAACTACCTGTTCGACGGTCACGTCATCGGTATGTTTATCTTCCCGTCGATCATCGCGCTGATTGTGGGTTTTATCGGCCTGCGCTTTGGCAGCGACTCCCCGGAATCCTACGGCCTCGGCAACGCTGAAGAGCTGTTTGGCGAAGAGATCAGCGAAGAAGACAAAGAGACAGAAGAGAACGCCATGACCAAGTGGCAGATCTTCGTCGAGTACGTGCTGAAGAACAAAGTTATCTGGCTGCTGTGCTTCTCCAACATCTTCCTGTACGTGGTGCGCATCGGTATTGACCAGTGGTCTACCGTTTATGCTTTCCAGGAGTTGAAGCTTTCTAAAGAAGTGGCGATTCAGGGCTTTACCCTGTTTGAGGTGGGCGCGCTGGTCGGCACGCTGCTGTGGGGTTGGTTGTCGGATCTGGCGAACGGACGTCGCGCGCTGGTGGCCTGCGTCGCGCTGGCGCTGATTATCGCCACGCTTGGCGTTTATCAGCACGCCAGCAACCAGTACGTCTACCTGGCATCGCTGTTTGCGCTTGGCTTCCTGGTGTTTGGCCCGCAGCTACTGATCGGCGTTGCCGCCGTGGGCTTTGTGCCGAAAAAAGCCATTGGCGCTGCCGATGGGATTAAAGGTACCTTCGCCTATCTGATCGGCGACAGCTTTGCCAAACTGGGCCTCGGGATGATTGCCGACGGTACGCCGATTTTCGGCCTCACCGGCTGGGCGGGCACCTTTGCCGCTCTGGATGCGGCGGCGATTGCTTGTATCTGCCTGATGGCTATCGTCGCGGTCTTTGAAGAACGTAAAATCCGCCGCCAGAAAAAGACACAAACTTTGCAGACTGCCTGA